Within Diospyros lotus cultivar Yz01 chromosome 15, ASM1463336v1, whole genome shotgun sequence, the genomic segment TaatcaacttaaacactacccaatttaaaaattttaaaaaacaatgcTTAGCCAAACTAGCCctaaatgaattgaatttggAAGTTAAAAAGAATCTTTATTTCACCATGAAGTTAAAGGTTTAAAGAGATTTATGATACTTTAAAATTAGTGTCTTTATGCGGTTCTTCATCGCTAGtgtctttaattttaataaaagaaataaatcacaaatttagtctttattttattacatataataataaatcgAACTCACGACTTATTGTTATAAATCCCAGATTATCATAGTTCAATCACTTCTCCGGGCAAGATTTATGATACTATATGTTATAAAAGTTGAAGTAGTTGTTGAAATACTGTTTGATAcacaagagaagaaaatgatattatttatttatatgcacTTTTTCTTTTCGATAAGCTAAACTCTTTGGGTATAAATTAGAAGTTGATGCCAAGCTCTTTGGTTACTGTCTTTGAATCCAACTATAGTATCATCAGACCcggaaggaaaaaaataaattaatagtgTGCacgtgtaattattatatatattttatatgaaaataattaaatatttttaatttttttataaaaaaatatgtatatgctACAGACgtttaaaatttcttttcataaaattcatttttcatagGGGTGTGATAGTTTTTGTCTTCTAAATAATCATTAcatagaattaaattctaaataatacaatcaaacacaccctaataataaaatagacaGAGCAGAATtgggtttttaaattttataaattaaattaataattttcaatataaaagtaaaagaattgccagaaaaaaaaaaaaaaaaacaaagatataACTGGTTGAGGTCTCGATTTAATCATTATGGTAGACGTCGTTAGATAATACCTCTAAATTAActattgtaatttaaaatggTCAAATAAATAACTATACTTTCATATTTAATCCCATGTTAGCCATAGTGGTAAATGCCATCTTCACGTAGTTGacactttaattttattaaaagtgtcaactatatctatatataatcaaatttaaatttaaaaattaacactTAAAATCACATTTCAAATATTCATTATAACAAGGGAGAttaaaattactattttaattctttacagTGAGAAGGGCCAAGTGACAGAATTGAAGTGTAGATTAGGATTCAAATCACCTCACAATGCAATAACCCTTGGTCACAATCATGTTCTTTGAAAACGTAATTTTGGacgtaatttttgaattaaaatttgattggaAATGTCACTGACCCTAGCTATTAATGGAATTAAAAGTGTTGCTGAAGGTGTCAAGACCATATTCAATATAATGGTTAACACGAGTACAGAATTAATCTGACCCTCAAGCTGAAAGTATATTGACTAATTTAACATTTTACcctaaaatatataatagtaattaaatgctaataaattaattagagaagagaatttagttaattagCTAGCATGCCACTTAGAGGACTTGACATGATAAGATTAATGTGGAGAGAAAGGCAATATTTAGTATTGAGTAATACTATTCATCTAAATTGGAGATGGATCTTCAGTTTAGGTGTAATagtaattaaatgctaataaattaattagagaagagaatttagttaattagCTAGCATGCCACTTAGAGGACTTGACATGATAAGATTAATGTGGAGAGAAAGGCAATATTTAGTATTGAGTAATACTATTCATCTAAATTGGAGATGGATCTTCAGTTTAGGTGTAATagtaattaaatgctaataaattaattagagaagagaatttagttaattagCTAGCATGCCACTTAGAGGACTTGACATGATAAGATTAATGTGGAGAGAAAGGCAATATTTAGTATTGAGTAATACTATTCATCTAAATTGGAGATGAATCTTCAGTTTAGGTGACATCTTTTCattaaacaataaaaacatacataataaatattaacatttgcACCTTTTCAttgaaatgaataatattattctttattCTTTAGTATTGGGATTAATATTAATGCATTGCCCAATCCATTGTTTCAAGAATTAATGGAGCATCTAATGTCTCAGTTTAGTATCAAGCAGAGATGTGCCCGCAGGGATAAGGTTCATGGTAAATTTGGGAACTGAATAGGGATGCTGCTTAATAATTTAACTTTGGGGCGAGCCCAAGTAAAGCCTAATATAGAGCCCATGTCAAGCTAAGGGATGAGCCCATGTCGAGGTACTTGGGAGGGAACTCAAAAGAATTGGCCCATTAAGAGAGAGTCCCAAGTCCAAAAACCTAGTTGCAGGGGCTAAAATCTATAAATATACCCTTGAGGTTTGGCAAAATCACAGGAAATCAGTTGAAGTTTGAAAAATAGCAATAACTACtccatttttaaataaaagagtaaaataacaaatttatccTTGGCCCTCTCTCATCTCTCATTTGAttgggaaaataataaaataaaataaaactcatgtTGACATAAAACTTTACTAGATTCATTGCAATAGATTGCGATGTTTCTGGATGGTTTTATAAGTTGGGTTTGTCGTAAGCatataatgaatttaattaggTGAAGAATGTAAATCAAGGctcaaagaaaagagaaaaacaaaaagaaagagggagaggggAGATTGGGTTTTTGATAAGATTTAGTAAGAAACACCATCCCATTAATagagtttttgaaaaaaaaaaatcacaaaaaaccaaatcaaacctAGGTTGAGGGTTTGTGTTCGACAAAACCCAGATAAAACTAAGTTCCTTCAAACCTAGAACATACAcacatagagaaagagaaatgataAGACATGGAACTTACTTATCATTgtgattattgttattttcgtcaaacaattattattatccCATTATGTAGGTTGTTTCAGGtttaaaataatgattttaGATTTAGAATAGTAAAAATTGAAATCATTAATACTTTGTTCATCGTTGTTATAGTCGGTGAAATGAgagaaataataaagaaaaacttgagaaaagaaagaaattacaatgaaaaatgaggaaaaagtcTTTAAATATAAGGTATTTTGGTcacttttgaaaatttaatgaaGGTTAACAAACGACAGTGAAAAAGTTGCAACACAATATTAAACTGTAaaagtatttattatatttttttaaacgtTAGCAATAGTTCATGGAATTAGCTCACACCTGAAAGGTTCCAAGTTGAATTTCCCATAAATATAATGAAATCAAGGCTCACCTCTCTGTTCCTTTATTCTCTCACATTTATTTGATGTTGTGtcccttttcttctcctttaagTCTCACCTCTCTGTTCCTTTATtctctcatatatttttttacatgacATCCTTTAAGTCTGCCATGGCTACCTCTTAAATTTGTCCATCACTGATACTAACTCGTCGGAGGCCGCCATTGGCGAATGGCTCCTGACGGTCTTATTAATCCTCGCGATGCAATTTATGACATCACCGAAAATGTTGCTCTTCTTGCCCCTAATTTATACCTTACACCCATAGTTTCCTTTCATAAGAAGATAGATATATATTGATTCTTGAACCAAATGAAAATGTTCACttgtttttcaattaaaaagaaTCGTAAATCATCAATTCATTATCCATGCGACATCTTATGATCATAATTCAAAATACAACACAGAAAcatcaattaaatcaaacatccaacccacccaaaaaaaaaaaaaatacaaaaatagagAGATTAAAGAAACCAAAGCTTATAATTAGCTGTTCACCAATGCACATTTCTTCCTAATCTCTCCATCGGATCCAGTCTTAACCTCAATCCTTCCCATTTTCTCCATGGATGAGGCAAATTCGGAGAAGAAACTGAGCGATCCCGAAAGAAGTTCATTGATATACTCAGTTGTGGTCGAGCTTGTTGTTAAAGCTGCATCAGAATGGAACAGACCCATCCTCTTCAAGAGAAGCCTATAGTAGCTAAGATCAAATATCTTGGAGCTGCCTGGATCCATCTCAACAATGGTGGTGTTATCAGTTGGTGTCTTGCATTTTCTGGCCTTTAAATTTGCTGCGTATTCACTATCCAGAGATGGATCTTCATCCCCATGTCCCGTAAAATTGTACAGCCTATCGGAGAATGATAGGCAGTGTGCAACTCCAACTGTGTGAGCTCctgtaaagaagaaaaagaaggtgacATCACTAGCTTAACTAGAGCTGTAGCTGTTGACTTAATTAGATTTGATGATTTATAGATTACCAGATAGCAAGACAAGGTCTTTAACATCAAGTCCTTTGCTGGAAAAATTTGATTCAAGTTGGGTCAAGTTGAAAGTTGGTCGGGGGATGTTCTTTACGGCTTCTTGGGCACTTGAGATGGATCCATCTCTTCTCCCAGTTGGAACTTTCCAAGTAGGCCCACCCTAGGATATTGGCAAAAGCAAAGTGATCAGCAAAAATATATGGTTCTTGCGGAAAACTCACGTTAAGGATCAATAGGAATAATTGAATTCTCATACGTACAGTGGCAACAATGGAATCTCTTGCAACCAAGGCAACTATGTCTGCACAGGAAACTATGGAAGGGCACTCAGCTTCCAACAAGCTCTTCACTCTGTCGATGAAGTCGAATCCCCTTAGCGTTAGGTTGGGATTCGCTGTCTTTTCAGTTGCGCTACCCGATTCAGCCGTGAAATTTAAAAGAACTGATGCATCACAGCCCTATAACAATAATCATAAATCTTGATCTCTCTAAGTCGAAAATGCAACTAATGGCCATATCAAGAAGTACGTGAAAACCCATAAAACAAAAGTTAGGAATGGCTAACCCTGACAAAGCAATCATGGAAGTGCATTCTTAACAGGGCAGCTGCCAAAGAGGGAGCACTGGGGATGTGCTTGTTGACATAGTCCACCACAATTTTCTCAGCATTGGGGCAGCTCTTGGCATAGAAATTCATCTGCAAATCTGCTTGAGCAAAGCCTATGAATGCCAAAACTGCCAAAACCAGCATCCCAGAATGGCACATTGTAGCCATTATTAACCGTTACTACTAGATTAGATCTCTTAATCAGGTTTCAAATGATCTCTGCAGATGTCGACTCCACGACAGGAGACCAAATTTATAGGGCATCCATTGCTTGTAAAGAATCATAATAGCAAAGTGGGATTAATTGTAAAGAATCATAATAGCAAAGTGGCAttaatccctttttttttcttagccCACTAGCCTCTAATATTTTATGGCACATATACAGTACTATAACGTGAACTTGCCCACTTGAAGATTGGTTTTTTAGGCTTTGTTAGGGGCGGCATTTGTCTAGTATATAccttttaatgaatattaataagGTGTGATTTAGTTGCCTCCGAGATATAGATTAAGTGACAAAGAAAGAATTGTTGGGATATTATTTTTTGGACTCTCAGGTTCCGTGTTCGAGTTCTGAATAAGAGAGAAAATTCAACAATCAGGGACTatcctgaaaattaaaaaaatgtcagATCGCCCTCACATCAACGGAGAGAGACTAGGAATAAAAGGTGGCTGCTGAGTTTCCTGATTTACATCTCCAGCTGGAATAGTAGGCCGAGCAGAGAAGCCCTAGTGATAGtgcattaacaaaaaaaaaataaaaataaaatgccaTCTAATTAAGTTAATggtaatttaaacaaaaaaaaaaaaaactgaatgaATTGTTATCTATCTGCATTCAATCTCTAATTAATTTCTGCAAATGCACATAGGGACAACTCAAGCGGGATATTATGGCTTTGGGATTGGTTGGATCCATTGACTGGCTTCCTAATTTGCATAAACTAATCAATTAATTGCATGGCTAAGCAGCACTGATTATTCCCTGAATCAGCTGGCACAAGTTAAGATCCAGCCGCCgagaatataataaattaattaataaggacCAACAAACTAAATTAATTCGCCTCAACCCGACACgttacattaaaattaaaatacaaaattatactCACATATAAGTGGATTAATTTTGTCCACTAGAGACCAATATAGggtaatttatattaaaagtcACAAAATTTTAGTGTCTTTTACAATTTGATCATTAAATTTCAATTGATTGTAAATTGATCACaaaactttcaaatattttataatgtaaTCACATTTAAGACTTTTTGACATGTTCTGATCGGAGTTGCTGATATGTTGATGACGTAGCACTGATGTGTTGATGAGAGCATGTCGAAAAGTCTTAAATGTGATTACATTACAAAGTATTTGAAAGTTTTGTGATCACTTTACAATTAATTGAACTTTAGTGATCAAATTgcaaaaaaatactaaaattttgtGACTTTTGATATGAATTTCCCTACCAATATATTTTGAGGGCATTCTTAAGTTTAGGGCTCGTTACGTGTTGGGTGTTCTTATTTGGGAGAGAACTCAAAAGAATTGGCCCATAAAGAGAGAGTCCAAGTGCAAGAACCTAGTTGCACAGGCTAAAATCTATAAATATACCCTTGAGGTTTGGTAAAATCACAAGAAAtcagttaaaatttaaaaaaaagcaATAACTACTTCATTGTTAAATAAAagagtaaaataacaaatttatcatttgttctctcttatctctcatctgattgaaaaaaaaaaaaaaacccatattGACATGAAATTTTATTAGATTCATTGCAATAGATTGTGATGTTCCTAAATGGTTTTATAGCTTGGTTTTATCGTAGGAAAGTAATGAGCTTAGGTGATGAACCCAAGTCGAGGCtcgaagaaaagagaaaaacaaaaacaaagagagggaaagaagggGGGTTTGTTAGATTTAGTTAGAAATACCATCCCATTAATggagttttaagaaaaaaatcacCAAAAACTAAATTAGAACCCAAACAAATCTACTTTCTATCGAACCTAGGGCACAGAAAGAGATAGGGGACTTACTTATCGTCGTGATCATTGTTGTATTCATCGAACCATTACTATGGTTCCACTATACAAGTTGTTCCAAATTTAAAATGATGGCTTCAGATTTGGAATAGCAAAATTTGGAACCATTAATGCCTCAATCACCTTTATTACAccaacaaaaaaagataaagagtaAGGagaaacttgaaaaaaaaaaattgtaacgaaaaaagagggaaaagtttttaaatataaggtattttggtcaattttaaatgttaacaaATGAAGGCGGAGATATTGCAAGAcaatattaaatcttaaaagtagttaatatattttttcaaaggTTAGGAATAGTTCATGGAATTAGCTTAAACCTCAAAGGTTCCCAATTGAATTTCCCATAAATATAATGAAATCAAGTCTCACCTCTCTGTTCCTTTATCTCTCTCACATTTATTTGATGTCGtgtcttttttcttcttcattttacaTGACATCCTGCCATGGtgtttaaaaaaacaaaagacatCCTGCCATGGCTATCTCTTAAATTTGTCCATCACTGATACTAACTCGTCAGAGGCCGCCATTGGCGAATGGCTCCTAACGGTCTTATTAATCTTCGCGATGCAATTTATGACATCACCGAAGATGTTGCTCTTCTTGCCCATAATTTATACCTTACACCCATATATAGTTTCCTCTCGTAGgaagatagatatatatatatatatatattttttgattcttGAACCAAATGAAAATGTTCACTTGTTTTTCAATCAAAAAGAATCGTAAATCATCTATTCATTATTCATGCGACATCTTATGATCATAATTCAATATCATAATTCAAAATACAACACataaacattaattaaatcgAACATCCaacccacccaaaaaaaaaaaaaaatacaaaaatagagAGATTAAAGAGACCAAAGCTCATAATTAGCTGTTCACGAATGCACATTTCTTCCTAATCTCTCCATCGGATCCAGTCTTAACCTCAATCCTTCCCATTTTCTCCATGGATGAGGCAAATTCGGAGAAGAAATTGAGCGATCCCGATAGAAGTTCATTGATATACTCAGTTGTGGTCGAGCTTGTTGTTAAAGCTGCATCAGAATGGAACAGACCCCTCCTCTTCAAGAGAAGCCTATAGTAGCTAAGATCGAATATCTTGGAGCTGCCTGGATCCATCTCAACAATGGTGGTGTTATCAGTTGGTGTCCTGcattttcttgcctttaaatttgCTGCGTATTCACTATCCAGAGATGGATCTTCATCCCCATGTCCCGTAAAATTGTACAGCCTATCGGAGAATGATGGGCAGTGTGCAATTCCAACTGTGTGAGCTCctgtaaagaagaaaaagaaggtgacATCATTAGCTTAATTAAAGCTGTAGCTGTTGACTTAATTAGATTTGATGATTTATAGATTACCAGATAGCAAGACAAGGTCTTTAACATCAAGTCCTTTGCTGGAAAAATTTGATTCAAGTTGGGTCAAGTTGAAAGTTGGTCTGGGGATGTTCTTTAAGGCTTCTTGGGCACTTG encodes:
- the LOC127791453 gene encoding peroxidase 3-like, with protein sequence MATMCHSGMLVLAVLAFIGFAQADLQMNFYAKSCPNAEKIVVDYVNKHIPSAPSLAAALLRMHFHDCFVRGCDASVLLNFTAESGSATEKTANPNLTLRGFDFIDRVKSLLEAECPSIVSCADIVALVARDSIVATGGPTWKVPTGRRDGSISSAQEALKNIPRPTFNLTQLESNFSSKGLDVKDLVLLSGAHTVGIAHCPSFSDRLYNFTGHGDEDPSLDSEYAANLKARKCRTPTDNTTIVEMDPGSSKIFDLSYYRLLLKRRGLFHSDAALTTSSTTTEYINELLSGSLNFFSEFASSMEKMGRIEVKTGSDGEIRKKCAFVNS
- the LOC127791454 gene encoding peroxidase 3-like — encoded protein: MATMCHSGMLVLAVLAFIGFAQADLQMNFYAKSCPNAEKIVVDYVNKHIPSAPSLAAALLRMHFHDCFVRGCDASVLLNFTAESGSATEKTANPNLTLRGFDFIDRVKSLLEAECPSIVSCADIVALVARDSIVATGGPTWKVPTGRRDGSISSAQEAVKNIPRPTFNLTQLESNFSSKGLDVKDLVLLSGAHTVGVAHCLSFSDRLYNFTGHGDEDPSLDSEYAANLKARKCKTPTDNTTIVEMDPGSSKIFDLSYYRLLLKRMGLFHSDAALTTSSTTTEYINELLSGSLSFFSEFASSMEKMGRIEVKTGSDGEIRKKCALVNS